One region of Pseudomonas sp. ABC1 genomic DNA includes:
- a CDS encoding glutamate-5-semialdehyde dehydrogenase: MSETVLDYMTRLGRAAREASRVLVRASTAQKNRALQAAATALDQAREALAVANAKDLEAGRANGLDEAMLDRLALTPKRVDEMIEGLRQVATLPDPIGEIRDMRYLPSGIQVGKMRVPLGVVGIIYESRPNVTIDAASLCLKSGNATILRGGSEAIHSNQAIARCIAQGLEEAGLPAAAVQVVETTDRAAVGALISMPEFVDVIVPRGGKGLIERISREAKVPVIKHLDGICHVYVDRAADIDKAVRIADNAKTQRFAPCNTMETLLVHGDVAARVLPPLVAIYTQKGVELRGCPRTRELLGDAVNAASEEDWATEYNAPILSIRILDSLDEAIEHINRYGSQHTDAIVTENFTDARRFLTEVDSSSVMVNASTRFADGFEYGLGAEIGISTDKLHARGPVGLEGLTSEKYVVFGDGHVRT, from the coding sequence ATGAGCGAGACCGTGCTCGATTACATGACCCGGCTGGGCCGCGCTGCGCGGGAGGCTTCCCGGGTGCTCGTGCGCGCCAGCACGGCGCAGAAGAATCGTGCGCTGCAGGCGGCCGCCACGGCGCTGGACCAGGCGCGCGAGGCGCTGGCCGTAGCCAATGCGAAAGATCTTGAGGCCGGGCGCGCGAACGGCCTGGACGAAGCCATGCTCGACCGCCTGGCGCTGACGCCCAAGCGTGTCGACGAGATGATCGAAGGCTTGCGCCAGGTCGCGACGCTGCCCGACCCGATTGGCGAAATACGCGACATGCGCTACCTGCCCTCGGGTATTCAGGTCGGCAAGATGCGCGTGCCCCTCGGTGTGGTCGGTATCATCTATGAGTCGCGTCCCAACGTGACCATCGATGCCGCCAGCCTGTGCCTGAAGTCGGGCAATGCCACCATCCTGCGCGGCGGCTCCGAGGCGATCCACTCCAACCAGGCGATTGCCCGCTGCATCGCCCAGGGGCTGGAGGAGGCCGGCCTGCCGGCAGCGGCGGTGCAGGTGGTGGAAACCACCGACCGCGCCGCCGTGGGTGCGCTGATCAGCATGCCGGAGTTCGTCGATGTGATCGTGCCGCGTGGCGGCAAGGGCCTGATCGAACGCATCAGCCGTGAGGCCAAGGTGCCGGTGATCAAGCACCTCGACGGTATCTGTCACGTTTATGTCGACCGCGCGGCCGACATCGACAAGGCCGTGCGCATCGCCGACAACGCCAAGACCCAGCGCTTCGCGCCATGCAACACCATGGAGACGCTGCTGGTGCATGGCGATGTCGCTGCCCGCGTGTTGCCGCCGTTGGTGGCTATCTACACGCAGAAGGGCGTCGAGCTGCGTGGCTGCCCGCGCACCCGTGAGCTGCTAGGCGATGCCGTCAACGCGGCCAGCGAGGAGGATTGGGCGACCGAGTACAATGCGCCGATCCTGTCGATTCGTATCCTCGACTCGCTGGACGAGGCCATCGAGCACATCAATCGCTATGGTTCGCAGCACACCGACGCCATAGTCACCGAGAACTTCACCGATGCCCGGCGCTTCCTCACCGAGGTGGACTCCAGCTCGGTGATGGTCAATGCCTCGACCCGTTTCGCCGACGGTTTCGAGTACGGCCTGGGTGCGGAAATCGGCATTTCCACCGACAAGCTGCATGCGCGCGGCCCGGTCGGCCTGGAAGGGCTGACCAGCGAGAAGTACGTGGTGTTCGGCGACGGTCACGTCCGTACTTGA
- the nadD gene encoding nicotinate-nucleotide adenylyltransferase, with the protein MGRRIGVFGGTFDPVHIGHLRGALEVAELAGLDELRLVPCARPPHRETPNSSAEDRLAMVQLAVADLPPLMVDARELERERPSYTVETLESLRQELADDDQLFLLLGWDAFCGLPGWHRWQELLELCHILVLQRPDTGNETPDALRNLLAARSVSNVQAMSGGAGQIAFVWQMPLEISATQIRRFLASGRTVRFLVPDAVLAYINAHGLYRASN; encoded by the coding sequence ATGGGCCGTCGTATCGGCGTTTTCGGTGGAACCTTCGACCCTGTGCACATCGGGCATCTGCGCGGTGCGCTGGAGGTCGCGGAGCTGGCGGGGCTCGATGAGCTGCGCCTGGTGCCATGCGCCAGGCCGCCACACCGGGAGACGCCGAACAGCAGTGCCGAGGACCGTCTGGCCATGGTGCAACTGGCGGTGGCGGATTTGCCGCCGCTGATGGTCGATGCGCGTGAACTGGAGCGTGAGCGGCCTTCCTATACGGTGGAGACGCTGGAGTCGCTGCGCCAGGAACTGGCGGACGATGACCAGTTGTTCCTGTTGCTGGGCTGGGATGCCTTTTGTGGCTTGCCCGGCTGGCACCGTTGGCAGGAGTTGCTGGAGCTGTGTCACATCCTGGTGCTGCAACGGCCGGATACCGGTAACGAGACGCCGGATGCGCTGCGTAACCTGCTGGCGGCGCGCAGTGTCTCGAATGTACAGGCAATGAGTGGCGGCGCGGGGCAGATCGCCTTCGTCTGGCAGATGCCACTGGAAATATCCGCTACACAGATTCGCAGGTTTCTCGCCAGCGGCAGAACGGTCCGTTTTCTCGTCCCGGATGCCGTACTGGCTTATATCAATGCGCACGGTCTGTACCGGGCGTCGAACTGA
- the rsfS gene encoding ribosome silencing factor translates to MQNEALVKVAVEALEELKGQDIVIIDVQGKTSVTDFMVIASGTSSRHVKSMADNVLEKVKEQGVRPIGSEGLDGGEWALLDLGDVVVHVMQVPTRQFYDLERLWQGAEQSRAQHAGEAE, encoded by the coding sequence ATGCAGAATGAAGCTCTGGTCAAAGTGGCGGTCGAAGCCCTGGAAGAACTCAAGGGGCAGGACATCGTCATCATCGACGTGCAAGGCAAGACCAGCGTCACCGATTTCATGGTGATCGCCAGCGGCACGTCCAGCCGCCATGTGAAGTCCATGGCCGACAACGTGCTGGAGAAGGTCAAGGAGCAGGGTGTACGTCCCATCGGCAGCGAAGGGCTGGACGGCGGGGAGTGGGCGCTGCTCGACCTGGGCGATGTGGTGGTGCATGTGATGCAGGTGCCGACTCGCCAGTTCTACGACCTGGAACGGTTGTGGCAGGGCGCCGAGCAGAGCCGTGCGCAACATGCCGGTGAAGCCGAATAA
- the rlmH gene encoding 23S rRNA (pseudouridine(1915)-N(3))-methyltransferase RlmH yields the protein MKLKLIAVGSKMPRWVEDGWQEYAKRLPGELSLELVEIGLHTRGKNADVTRLIRQEGDAMLSKVLPGERIVTLEVTGRPWSTEQLAAELDRWRLDARPVNLMVGGPEGLAPQVCARSEQRWSLSPLTLPHPLVRILVGEQIYRAWTLLSGHPYHK from the coding sequence GTGAAGCTCAAGCTGATCGCCGTTGGCTCGAAGATGCCGCGCTGGGTCGAGGACGGCTGGCAGGAGTACGCCAAGCGCCTGCCGGGCGAGCTGTCGCTGGAACTGGTGGAGATCGGCCTGCACACCCGCGGCAAGAATGCCGATGTCACACGGCTGATTCGCCAGGAAGGCGATGCGATGCTGAGCAAGGTGTTGCCGGGCGAACGCATCGTCACCCTCGAGGTGACCGGGCGCCCCTGGAGCACCGAGCAACTGGCTGCCGAGCTTGACCGCTGGCGGCTCGATGCGCGTCCCGTCAACCTGATGGTGGGCGGTCCGGAAGGGCTGGCGCCGCAGGTCTGTGCGCGTAGCGAGCAGCGCTGGTCGCTGTCGCCGCTGACCTTGCCGCATCCGTTGGTGCGGATTCTGGTCGGTGAGCAGATTTATCGTGCTTGGACGCTGTTGTCCGGCCATCCGTATCACAAATAG
- the mrdA gene encoding penicillin-binding protein 2 — translation MPQPIHLKDHEKDAGLVRRRVIVGISVVLLMMGVLIARMYYLQVIQYDYHSTLSENNRVHVQPIPPNRGLIFDRNGRVIADNRPSFSLTVTRERAGDWRAVLDVVVEVLELSAEERELFERRVLQGRRPFEPVPIMYELNEEQIARVAVNQFRLPGVDVAAQLVRHYPQDKHFAHSVGYVGRINETELKNLDPVNYSGTHHIGKTGIEKFYEDVLHGQVGYEEVETNARGRVLRVLKRTDPTPGQDLVLTLDLDLQEAAEAALAGRRGAIVALQPQTGEVLAMVSQPSFNPNLFVTGISFKDYGELRDSIDRPLYNRVLRGLYPPGSTIKPMMAVAGLDAGVITPTSRVFDPGYFQLPNVQHKYRNWNRSGDGWVDLTLAIMRSNDTYFYDMAHKMGVDRMHDYMTRFGLGQRVALDMQEETAGLMPSREWKRARYRQAWYPGETVILGIGQGYMQATPLQLAQATALMATRGKWIRPHLARSLDGTPVVDPDAPADIELRDPRYWEYAIHGMEQVVHGARGTARKIGEGSPYRIAGKSGTAQVVAIKQGERYDSGRLAERHRDHALFVGFAPIEKPEIVVAVMVENGESGSGVAAPVVKAVMDAWLLDKDGKLKAEYDPAQPQSQPEVVTP, via the coding sequence ATGCCCCAGCCCATCCACCTGAAAGACCATGAGAAGGACGCCGGACTGGTGCGTCGTCGTGTGATCGTGGGTATTTCGGTGGTGCTGTTGATGATGGGCGTGCTGATCGCCCGCATGTACTACCTGCAGGTGATCCAGTACGACTACCACTCGACGCTGTCGGAGAACAATCGCGTCCATGTGCAGCCGATTCCACCCAATCGCGGGTTGATCTTCGACCGCAACGGGCGGGTCATTGCCGATAACCGGCCGAGTTTCAGCCTGACCGTGACGCGCGAGCGAGCGGGAGACTGGCGGGCGGTGCTGGATGTGGTGGTCGAGGTGCTGGAGCTGTCCGCCGAAGAGCGTGAGCTGTTCGAACGGCGCGTGCTGCAAGGGCGTCGGCCATTCGAGCCGGTGCCGATCATGTACGAGCTGAACGAAGAGCAGATCGCCCGGGTTGCGGTCAATCAGTTCCGCCTGCCGGGCGTCGACGTGGCGGCGCAACTGGTGCGTCATTACCCACAGGACAAGCACTTCGCCCACTCGGTCGGCTATGTCGGGCGTATCAACGAGACCGAGCTGAAAAACCTCGATCCGGTCAACTACAGCGGCACGCACCATATCGGCAAGACCGGTATCGAGAAGTTCTACGAAGACGTGCTGCATGGCCAGGTGGGCTATGAGGAAGTCGAGACCAACGCCCGAGGGCGAGTCCTGCGCGTACTCAAGCGCACCGATCCTACGCCTGGCCAGGATCTGGTGCTGACCCTCGACCTGGACCTGCAGGAAGCCGCCGAAGCGGCGCTGGCTGGGCGTCGCGGTGCCATCGTGGCGTTACAGCCGCAGACCGGCGAAGTGCTGGCGATGGTCAGCCAGCCGAGCTTCAACCCGAACCTGTTCGTCACTGGCATCAGTTTCAAGGACTATGGCGAACTGCGCGATTCCATCGACCGCCCGCTATACAACCGTGTGCTGCGCGGGCTCTATCCGCCCGGTTCGACCATCAAGCCGATGATGGCGGTGGCCGGGCTGGATGCCGGCGTCATCACGCCGACCAGCCGCGTTTTCGACCCTGGCTACTTCCAGTTGCCCAATGTCCAGCACAAGTACCGCAACTGGAACCGCAGCGGTGATGGCTGGGTCGACCTGACGCTGGCCATCATGCGTTCCAACGATACCTACTTCTACGACATGGCGCACAAGATGGGCGTCGACCGCATGCATGACTACATGACCCGCTTCGGCCTGGGCCAGCGCGTCGCGCTGGACATGCAGGAAGAGACTGCCGGGTTGATGCCGTCGCGCGAGTGGAAGCGCGCACGTTACCGCCAGGCCTGGTACCCGGGGGAAACCGTGATCCTCGGCATCGGCCAGGGCTATATGCAGGCCACGCCGCTGCAACTGGCGCAGGCCACGGCGCTGATGGCGACCCGTGGCAAGTGGATTCGCCCGCACCTGGCGCGCAGCCTCGATGGCACGCCAGTGGTCGATCCGGATGCGCCGGCGGATATCGAGCTGCGTGATCCGCGCTACTGGGAATACGCCATCCACGGTATGGAGCAGGTGGTGCATGGGGCGCGCGGAACGGCCCGCAAGATCGGCGAAGGCTCGCCTTACCGCATCGCCGGCAAGAGCGGTACGGCCCAGGTGGTGGCGATCAAGCAGGGCGAGCGCTATGACAGCGGTCGCCTGGCCGAGCGGCACCGCGACCATGCCCTGTTCGTCGGCTTCGCCCCCATCGAGAAACCCGAGATCGTGGTGGCAGTGATGGTGGAGAACGGCGAGTCCGGTTCCGGCGTCGCCGCGCCGGTGGTCAAGGCTGTGATGGATGCCTGGCTGCTGGACAAGGATGGCAAACTGAAAGCCGAGTACGACCCGGCGCAGCCCCAGTCCCAGCCCGAGGTGGTGACGCCATGA
- the rodA gene encoding rod shape-determining protein RodA, whose protein sequence is MRRRASLLQRAHLDGPLLLLLLILAAGSLFILYSASGKHWDMLLKQSSSFGLGLLAMLVIAQLEPRFMARWAPLGYLGVVGLLLAVEFMGHTAMGATRWINIPGVIRFQPSEFMKIIMPMTIAWYFSTRSLPPSFKHTVISLVLIAVPFALIVKQPDLGTALLILASGAFVLFIAGLRWSWICMAVTAVVPVAVGMWYFVMHDYQKQRVLTFLDPESDPLGTGWNIIQSKAAIGSGGVFGKGWLQGTQSHLDFLPESHTDFIIAVLAEEFGLVGVCLLLLVYLLLIARGLVITVQAQTLFGKLLAGALTMTFFVYVFVNIGMVSGLLPVVGVPLPFISYGGTSLVTLLSGFGVLMSIHTHRKWIAQV, encoded by the coding sequence CTGCGCCGCCGCGCCAGCCTGTTGCAGCGGGCGCACCTCGATGGACCGCTGTTGCTGTTGTTGCTGATTCTGGCGGCCGGCAGCCTGTTCATCCTCTATTCGGCCAGCGGCAAGCACTGGGACATGCTGCTCAAGCAGTCCAGCTCCTTCGGCCTGGGGTTGCTGGCGATGCTGGTCATTGCCCAACTGGAGCCGCGTTTCATGGCCCGCTGGGCACCACTGGGCTACCTGGGGGTGGTCGGGTTGCTGCTGGCGGTGGAGTTCATGGGGCATACCGCGATGGGGGCGACACGCTGGATCAACATCCCGGGCGTGATTCGCTTCCAGCCGTCGGAGTTCATGAAGATCATCATGCCGATGACCATCGCCTGGTACTTCTCGACCCGCAGCCTGCCGCCCAGTTTCAAGCACACCGTCATAAGCCTGGTGCTGATTGCCGTGCCTTTCGCGCTGATCGTCAAGCAGCCCGACCTGGGCACCGCCCTGCTGATCCTGGCTTCGGGCGCGTTCGTACTGTTCATCGCCGGGCTGCGCTGGAGCTGGATCTGCATGGCCGTGACGGCGGTGGTGCCGGTGGCTGTCGGCATGTGGTACTTCGTCATGCACGACTACCAGAAGCAGCGTGTGCTGACCTTTCTCGACCCTGAGAGCGATCCGCTCGGAACGGGCTGGAACATCATCCAGTCCAAGGCTGCGATAGGTTCGGGCGGCGTGTTCGGCAAGGGCTGGTTGCAGGGCACCCAGTCTCATCTGGATTTTTTGCCGGAAAGCCACACGGACTTTATCATTGCCGTCCTGGCGGAGGAGTTCGGCCTGGTCGGCGTCTGTTTGTTACTGCTGGTGTATCTGCTGTTGATCGCCCGCGGGCTGGTGATTACGGTGCAGGCCCAGACACTGTTCGGCAAGTTGCTGGCCGGGGCGTTGACGATGACCTTCTTCGTCTACGTCTTCGTCAACATCGGGATGGTGAGCGGGCTTCTGCCTGTGGTGGGGGTGCCTCTGCCCTTCATCAGCTATGGCGGAACTTCACTGGTGACCCTGCTGTCAGGGTTCGGGGTTTTGATGTCGATCCACACCCATCGCAAGTGGATCGCGCAGGTTTGA
- the mltB gene encoding lytic murein transglycosylase B, whose product MGVQASDYQGEKVAGFISEMASEYGFASEQLAELLAQAERKQAILDAISRPAERVRPWSEYRPIFITDARIAQGVDFWRQNQDALARIETEYGVPAQFIVAIIGVETFYGRNTGNYRVIDALATLGFDYPPRQPFFRKELKEFLLLTREEQVDPLSLKGSYAGAMGLPQFMPSSFRAYAVDFDADGHIDIWNNPTDAIGSAANYFKRHGWVAGSGVAVRATVGGKRFEEGLTQGLEPSLNAAQLRELGWKPATPIADDTKVTAFRLEGADGDEFWIGLPNFYVITRYNRSVMYALAVNQLADALAKARGQQ is encoded by the coding sequence ATGGGCGTACAGGCGAGTGACTACCAGGGTGAGAAAGTGGCGGGTTTCATCTCCGAGATGGCCAGCGAATACGGCTTTGCCAGCGAGCAACTGGCTGAGCTGCTGGCCCAGGCCGAGCGCAAGCAGGCCATCCTCGATGCCATTTCACGTCCGGCCGAGCGGGTGCGCCCGTGGAGCGAGTACCGGCCGATCTTCATCACCGATGCGCGGATCGCCCAGGGCGTCGATTTCTGGCGCCAGAACCAGGATGCGCTGGCGCGGATCGAGACCGAATACGGTGTACCTGCCCAGTTCATCGTGGCGATCATCGGTGTGGAAACCTTCTATGGCCGCAATACTGGCAATTACCGTGTGATCGATGCCCTGGCCACCCTCGGTTTCGACTATCCGCCGCGACAGCCCTTTTTCCGCAAGGAGCTCAAGGAGTTCCTGCTGCTGACTCGCGAGGAGCAGGTCGACCCGCTGAGTCTCAAGGGCTCCTACGCCGGTGCGATGGGATTGCCGCAGTTCATGCCGAGCAGTTTCCGCGCCTACGCCGTGGACTTCGATGCCGATGGCCATATCGATATCTGGAACAACCCCACCGATGCCATCGGTAGCGCAGCCAACTACTTCAAGCGCCATGGCTGGGTGGCCGGTAGCGGTGTCGCGGTGCGCGCCACGGTCGGCGGCAAGCGTTTCGAGGAAGGCCTGACCCAGGGCCTGGAGCCGAGCCTGAATGCCGCGCAACTGCGCGAGCTGGGCTGGAAGCCGGCCACGCCTATCGCAGACGACACCAAGGTCACGGCCTTCCGCCTGGAGGGCGCCGATGGCGATGAGTTCTGGATCGGCCTGCCGAATTTCTATGTGATCACGCGCTACAACCGCAGTGTCATGTATGCCCTGGCGGTCAACCAGCTCGCCGATGCCCTGGCCAAGGCGCGGGGGCAGCAGTGA
- a CDS encoding septal ring lytic transglycosylase RlpA family protein, whose protein sequence is MRHVLTLAIAAVVLAGCSSSPSTPSGSVAQKPSGISGPGNFSRPDRDGAPWWEVDVSQIPDAIPMPHYGPVKASPYTVLGKTYYPIGDGRSYRANGTASWYGTKFHGQLTANGEKYDLYGMSAAHKTLPLPSYVKVTNLANNKSVVLRVNDRGPFYSDRVIDLSFAAAKKLGYAESGTAQVRVEGIDPEQWWAQRGQPVPKVLAQPQQVATTSLARTAAQPVEQYTPPAAQHAAAVVPVQLERQAANHSAAGLFLQVGAFANPDAAELLKDKLTTMVSTPVFVSSVVLNEQVLHRVRLGPIASADEAARLEQSVLQANLGQPRQVRAD, encoded by the coding sequence ATGAGGCATGTACTGACACTGGCGATTGCCGCCGTGGTGCTCGCGGGCTGTTCCTCGTCGCCTTCCACGCCTTCTGGCAGCGTTGCGCAGAAGCCGAGTGGTATCAGCGGGCCGGGCAACTTCTCGCGCCCCGATAGGGATGGCGCGCCCTGGTGGGAAGTGGATGTCTCGCAGATTCCCGATGCCATTCCCATGCCTCACTACGGCCCGGTCAAGGCCAGCCCCTACACGGTGCTGGGCAAGACCTACTACCCGATTGGTGATGGCCGCAGCTACCGGGCGAACGGCACGGCGTCCTGGTACGGCACCAAGTTCCATGGGCAACTGACCGCCAATGGCGAGAAATACGACTTGTACGGCATGAGTGCCGCGCATAAGACGCTGCCGTTGCCGAGCTACGTCAAGGTGACCAACCTGGCGAACAACAAGAGCGTGGTCCTGCGGGTCAATGACCGTGGGCCGTTCTATTCCGACCGTGTCATCGACTTGTCCTTCGCGGCGGCGAAGAAGCTCGGCTATGCCGAAAGCGGCACGGCTCAGGTTCGCGTCGAAGGCATCGACCCCGAGCAGTGGTGGGCGCAACGCGGCCAGCCGGTGCCCAAGGTGCTGGCGCAACCGCAACAGGTCGCTACCACTTCCCTGGCCAGGACTGCCGCACAACCCGTGGAGCAGTACACGCCGCCCGCCGCCCAGCATGCGGCAGCGGTGGTGCCGGTCCAGCTCGAGCGGCAGGCGGCGAACCATTCGGCTGCCGGCCTGTTCCTGCAGGTCGGTGCATTCGCCAACCCGGATGCGGCGGAACTGCTCAAGGACAAGCTGACTACCATGGTCTCCACACCGGTCTTCGTCAGCTCCGTGGTACTCAATGAACAGGTGCTGCACCGTGTCCGCCTGGGGCCCATCGCCTCCGCGGATGAAGCAGCACGCCTGGAACAGAGCGTGCTCCAGGCCAACCTGGGACAACCCAGACAAGTCCGGGCCGATTGA
- a CDS encoding D-alanyl-D-alanine carboxypeptidase family protein has product MNITTVLQRMSLLALFVASPILSAAPAMPSAPQLAAKSYVLMDADSGKVLIESNGDERLPPASLTKLMTAYIATLEIQKGQISDNDMVTISEKAWRTGGSRMFVQVNTQVSVDDLLHGVIIQSGNDASVALAEHIAGSEEAFADLMNSTAQRLGMANSHFMNATGLPDPEHYSSAGDMAKLARAIIYEDPAHYAIYAQKEFLWNNIKQPNRNLLLWRDKTVDGLKTGHTEEAGFCLVASAVRDGMRLITVVFGTNSEQARAAETQKLLTYGFRFFETRTLRRKGVELAQAQVWKGKSATLKAGLADDLTLTLPRGQAEKLDASISLKPQLMAPIKQGDVIGQVEVRMGDEVLETANLIALENIEEGGFFRRFWDSIRLFFFGLFN; this is encoded by the coding sequence ATGAACATAACCACTGTCTTGCAACGTATGAGCCTGCTGGCTCTGTTTGTGGCCTCGCCGATACTCTCGGCCGCACCCGCCATGCCTTCCGCGCCGCAACTGGCGGCCAAGTCCTATGTGCTGATGGACGCCGACAGCGGCAAGGTGCTGATCGAGAGCAATGGCGACGAGCGCCTGCCCCCGGCCAGCCTGACCAAGCTGATGACGGCCTATATCGCCACCCTGGAGATCCAGAAGGGCCAGATCAGCGACAACGACATGGTCACCATCAGCGAGAAGGCCTGGCGCACCGGCGGCTCGCGCATGTTCGTGCAGGTCAACACGCAGGTGTCCGTCGATGACCTGCTGCATGGCGTGATCATCCAGTCCGGCAACGACGCCAGTGTTGCCCTGGCCGAGCACATCGCGGGTAGCGAAGAGGCTTTCGCCGACCTGATGAACAGCACGGCCCAGCGCCTGGGCATGGCCAATTCGCACTTCATGAATGCCACCGGCCTGCCGGACCCTGAGCACTATTCCTCGGCGGGCGACATGGCCAAGCTGGCTCGTGCGATCATCTATGAGGACCCGGCGCACTACGCCATCTATGCGCAGAAGGAATTCCTCTGGAACAACATCAAGCAGCCCAACCGCAACCTGCTGCTGTGGCGCGACAAGACCGTCGATGGCCTCAAGACCGGCCACACCGAGGAAGCCGGCTTCTGCCTGGTGGCGTCCGCCGTACGTGATGGCATGCGCCTGATCACCGTGGTGTTCGGTACCAACAGCGAGCAGGCCCGCGCGGCCGAGACGCAAAAGCTGCTGACCTACGGCTTCCGTTTCTTCGAGACCCGCACGCTGCGGCGCAAAGGCGTCGAGCTGGCGCAGGCACAAGTCTGGAAAGGCAAGAGCGCCACGCTCAAGGCCGGCCTGGCGGACGACCTGACCCTGACGCTGCCGCGTGGCCAGGCAGAGAAGCTGGATGCCAGCATCAGCCTCAAGCCTCAGTTGATGGCGCCTATCAAACAGGGCGACGTGATCGGCCAGGTCGAAGTGCGCATGGGTGACGAGGTGCTGGAGACAGCCAACCTGATCGCCCTCGAAAATATCGAGGAAGGCGGCTTTTTCCGTCGCTTCTGGGATAGCATCCGTCTGTTCTTCTTCGGCCTGTTCAACTGA
- a CDS encoding DUF493 domain-containing protein → MTNNTQDPQDIQAPKIDFPCENYPIKVIGEGAEGFHQLVIDVIRRHAPDFDETTLVTRDSRTGRFLSVQVYITATGIEQLQAINLDLRATGRVHMVL, encoded by the coding sequence ATGACAAACAACACGCAAGACCCGCAGGATATCCAAGCTCCGAAAATCGACTTTCCTTGCGAGAATTACCCGATCAAGGTGATTGGCGAGGGTGCGGAAGGCTTCCACCAACTGGTGATCGACGTGATCCGTCGTCACGCGCCGGACTTCGACGAAACCACGCTGGTCACCCGCGACAGCCGAACCGGGCGTTTCCTCTCCGTACAGGTGTACATCACGGCCACGGGCATCGAGCAATTGCAGGCGATCAACCTCGACCTGCGTGCCACCGGGCGCGTCCATATGGTGTTGTGA
- the lipB gene encoding lipoyl(octanoyl) transferase LipB, translating into MELQALCVRELGLVDYLPAWQAMQCLTQQRGPDTPDELWLLQHRPVFTQGQAGKAEHLLLPGDIPVVQADRGGQVTYHGPGQLIVYLLLDVRRLGLGVRELVNLMEDSLVALLAEYGVDAAAKPDAPGVYVDGAKIASLGLRIRRGCSFHGLALNIDMDMEPFSRINPCGYAGLKMTQLRDLVGPVDFSAVAGRLRAQLVQRLGHVEQKTLTGGIEDL; encoded by the coding sequence ATGGAGCTGCAGGCGCTCTGCGTCCGCGAGCTCGGGCTGGTCGACTACCTGCCGGCCTGGCAGGCCATGCAGTGTCTGACCCAGCAGCGCGGTCCGGACACTCCGGACGAACTCTGGTTGTTGCAGCATCGGCCCGTGTTCACCCAAGGACAGGCTGGCAAGGCCGAGCATCTGCTGTTGCCGGGCGACATTCCCGTCGTGCAGGCCGACAGGGGCGGACAGGTCACCTACCACGGCCCCGGCCAACTGATCGTCTACCTGCTGCTCGACGTGCGTCGACTGGGGCTGGGTGTTCGCGAGCTGGTAAACTTGATGGAAGACAGTTTGGTTGCGCTGCTGGCGGAGTATGGTGTGGATGCCGCCGCCAAGCCCGACGCGCCAGGCGTCTATGTCGACGGGGCGAAGATCGCTTCCCTCGGGCTGCGGATACGGCGCGGCTGTTCGTTTCATGGCCTTGCCTTGAACATCGACATGGACATGGAACCGTTCAGCAGGATCAACCCCTGTGGCTATGCCGGCCTTAAAATGACACAGTTACGTGACCTGGTCGGGCCGGTGGACTTCTCCGCAGTAGCTGGCCGTCTGCGTGCGCAACTCGTGCAGCGCCTCGGCCATGTAGAACAGAAGACCCTTACGGGCGGAATCGAGGATTTATGA